One segment of Streptomyces sp. NBC_01463 DNA contains the following:
- a CDS encoding phosphoribosylaminoimidazolesuccinocarboxamide synthase: MSGFVEKPEPVQVPGLTHLHTGKVRDLYRNEAGDLVMVASDRMSAYDWVLPTEIPDKGRVLTQLSLWWFDQLADLVPNHVLSTELPPGAPADWAGRTTICKSLRMVPVECVARGYLTGSGLVEYDASRTVCGLALPEGLVDGSELPAPIFTPATKAAVGDHDENVSYEEVARQVGAETASQLRRTTLDVYSRARDIARERGIILADTKFEFGFTPTADGGEELIIADEVLTPDSSRFWPAATWEPGHAQPSYDKQFVRDWLTSPASGWDRKSEQPPPALPQEIVDATRAKYLEAYELLTGTPWK, encoded by the coding sequence GTGTCCGGATTCGTAGAAAAGCCCGAGCCCGTGCAGGTTCCGGGGCTCACCCACCTGCACACGGGCAAGGTGCGTGACCTGTACCGGAACGAGGCCGGTGACCTCGTCATGGTCGCCAGCGACCGGATGTCCGCGTACGACTGGGTCCTGCCCACCGAGATCCCGGACAAGGGCCGCGTCCTGACCCAGCTCTCGCTGTGGTGGTTCGACCAGCTCGCCGATCTGGTGCCGAACCACGTCCTGTCCACAGAGCTGCCCCCCGGCGCCCCGGCGGACTGGGCCGGCCGCACCACCATCTGCAAGTCCCTGCGGATGGTCCCGGTCGAGTGCGTCGCCCGCGGCTATCTGACCGGCTCCGGCCTGGTCGAGTACGACGCGTCCCGCACCGTCTGCGGTCTCGCCCTCCCCGAGGGCCTCGTCGACGGCTCCGAGCTGCCGGCGCCGATCTTCACCCCCGCCACCAAGGCGGCCGTCGGCGACCACGACGAGAACGTCAGCTACGAGGAAGTGGCCCGCCAGGTCGGCGCCGAGACCGCCTCACAGCTGCGCCGCACGACGCTGGACGTGTACAGCCGGGCCCGCGACATCGCCCGCGAGCGCGGGATCATCCTCGCGGACACGAAGTTCGAGTTCGGCTTCACGCCCACCGCCGACGGCGGCGAGGAACTGATCATCGCCGACGAGGTGCTGACCCCGGACTCCTCCCGCTTCTGGCCGGCCGCCACCTGGGAGCCGGGCCACGCCCAGCCGTCGTACGACAAGCAGTTCGTCCGCGACTGGCTGACCTCCCCGGCCTCCGGCTGGGACCGCAAGAGCGAGCAGCCGCCGCCGGCGCTGCCGCAGGAGATCGTGGACGCGACCCGCGCCAAGTACCTGGAGGCGTACGAACTCCTCACCGGTACGCCCTGGAAGTAG
- a CDS encoding phosphoribosylamine--glycine ligase, with the protein MGAEQIRRWESGALAHAVTDPFGQGPLPWLRGSENYFDDTGQVVPWYADPTLPRGSTGGGTRTADDVRRQIKGFISTGAAAPGEAIDFHITVDPPQQFSVDIYRIGHYGGDGAAKITTSPRLSGIVQPPPLTADRTVSCHHWWQSWRLQIPTYWSIGAYVAVLTTVDGYRSHIPFTVRDDHPADLLLVLPDITWQAYNLYPEDGRTGASLYHAWDEQGRLLGEEDAAVTVSFDRPYAGAGLPLHVGHAYDFIRWAERYGYDIAYADTRDLHAGRIDPSRYRGLVFPGHDEYWSVPMRRTAEAARDHGTSLVFLSANTMYWQVSLAPSPSGVPDRLLTCRKRRGPGKPALWREIDRPEQQLLGIQYAGRVPDPHPLVVRNAEHWLWDATGAVEGDEIDGLVAGEADRYFPRTTLPEHDNRILLAHSPYLDSDGVTRHQETSLYRAPSGALVFASGTFAWSPALDRPGHVDPRIQRATANLLDRICKRA; encoded by the coding sequence ATGGGGGCGGAGCAGATTCGCCGTTGGGAATCGGGTGCCCTCGCGCACGCCGTCACCGATCCCTTCGGCCAGGGGCCGCTCCCCTGGCTGCGCGGCAGTGAGAACTACTTCGACGACACCGGCCAGGTCGTCCCCTGGTACGCCGACCCCACCCTGCCCCGCGGCTCCACCGGCGGCGGCACCCGTACCGCCGACGACGTCCGCCGTCAGATCAAGGGCTTCATCTCCACCGGCGCCGCCGCCCCCGGCGAGGCGATCGACTTCCACATCACCGTGGACCCGCCCCAGCAGTTCTCCGTGGACATCTACCGGATCGGCCACTACGGCGGCGACGGCGCCGCCAAGATCACCACGAGCCCGCGGCTCTCCGGCATCGTCCAGCCGCCGCCCCTCACCGCCGACCGCACGGTCTCCTGCCACCACTGGTGGCAGTCCTGGCGGCTGCAGATCCCGACGTACTGGTCGATCGGTGCCTACGTCGCGGTGCTGACCACGGTCGACGGCTACCGCTCCCACATCCCGTTCACGGTGCGCGACGACCACCCGGCCGACCTGCTGCTGGTGCTCCCGGACATCACGTGGCAGGCGTACAACCTCTACCCCGAGGACGGCCGGACCGGCGCCAGCCTCTACCACGCCTGGGACGAACAGGGCCGGCTGCTGGGCGAGGAGGACGCGGCGGTCACGGTCTCCTTCGACCGCCCCTACGCGGGCGCGGGCCTCCCGCTCCATGTGGGCCATGCCTACGACTTCATCCGCTGGGCCGAGCGCTACGGCTACGACATCGCCTACGCCGACACCCGCGACCTGCACGCCGGCCGGATCGACCCGAGCCGCTACCGGGGCCTGGTCTTCCCCGGCCACGACGAGTACTGGTCGGTGCCCATGCGCCGTACCGCCGAAGCCGCCCGCGACCACGGCACCTCGCTCGTCTTCCTCTCCGCCAACACCATGTACTGGCAGGTCAGCCTCGCGCCGTCGCCCTCCGGCGTCCCCGACCGCCTGCTCACCTGCCGCAAGCGCCGCGGCCCGGGGAAGCCCGCGCTCTGGCGCGAGATCGACCGCCCCGAGCAGCAACTGCTCGGCATCCAGTACGCGGGCCGGGTCCCCGACCCCCACCCCCTGGTCGTGCGGAACGCGGAGCACTGGCTCTGGGACGCGACCGGTGCCGTCGAGGGCGACGAGATCGACGGCCTGGTCGCCGGGGAGGCCGACCGCTACTTCCCGCGCACCACGCTTCCCGAGCACGACAACCGCATCCTCCTCGCGCACTCGCCGTACCTGGACAGCGACGGCGTGACGCGCCACCAGGAGACATCCCTGTACCGGGCGCCGTCGGGCGCGCTCGTCTTCGCCTCCGGCACCTTCGCCTGGTCCCCGGCCCTGGACCGGCCCGGCCATGTGGACCCGCGCATCCAGCGGGCCACGGCCAACCTCCTCGACCGCATCTGCAAGCGCGCCTGA
- the purD gene encoding phosphoribosylamine--glycine ligase: protein MKVLVIGGGAREHALCRSLSLDPDVTALYCAPGNAGIAEVAELHPVDALDGAAVARLATELGAELVVVGPEAPLVAGVADAVRAAGIPCFGPSGEAARLEGSKAFAKDVMAGAGVPTARSYVCTTPAEIDTALDAFGAPYVVKDDGLAAGKGVVVTDDIDAARTHALACDRVVIEEFLDGPEVSLFAITDGTTVLPLQPAQDFKRALDNDEGPNTGGMGAYSPLPWADPKLVDEVMQSVLQPTVDELRRRGTPFSGLLYAGLAITSRGVRVIEFNARFGDPETQVVLARLKTPLAGVLLGSANGTLDELPPLKWRDEAAVTVVIASHNYPDTPRTGDPIEGLDEVAAQDAPHAYVLHAGTRRDGDTVVSAGGRVLSVTATAKDLAGARERAYAAAARIRLDGSQLRTDIAKKAAEA from the coding sequence GTGAAGGTCCTCGTCATCGGCGGCGGCGCCCGCGAACACGCCCTGTGCCGCTCTCTCTCCCTCGACCCCGACGTCACCGCTCTGTACTGCGCTCCCGGCAACGCCGGCATCGCAGAGGTGGCCGAACTGCACCCGGTCGACGCCCTCGACGGCGCTGCCGTCGCGCGCCTCGCCACTGAACTGGGCGCCGAGCTGGTGGTCGTCGGCCCGGAGGCGCCGCTTGTCGCCGGGGTCGCCGACGCCGTGCGCGCCGCCGGCATCCCCTGCTTCGGCCCGTCCGGCGAGGCGGCCCGGCTCGAGGGCTCCAAGGCCTTCGCCAAGGACGTGATGGCCGGGGCGGGTGTTCCGACCGCCCGCAGCTACGTCTGCACCACGCCCGCGGAGATCGACACCGCCCTCGACGCGTTCGGCGCCCCGTACGTCGTCAAGGACGACGGTCTCGCCGCAGGCAAGGGCGTCGTCGTCACCGACGACATCGACGCGGCCCGTACACACGCGCTGGCCTGCGACCGCGTGGTCATCGAGGAGTTCCTCGACGGCCCCGAGGTGAGCCTCTTCGCGATCACCGACGGCACCACCGTGCTGCCGCTCCAGCCCGCCCAGGACTTCAAGCGGGCCCTCGACAACGACGAGGGCCCGAACACCGGCGGCATGGGCGCGTACTCCCCGCTGCCGTGGGCGGACCCGAAGCTGGTGGACGAGGTCATGCAGTCGGTCCTCCAGCCGACCGTCGACGAGCTCCGCCGCCGCGGTACGCCCTTCTCCGGGCTGCTGTACGCGGGCCTCGCGATCACCTCGCGCGGCGTACGGGTCATCGAGTTCAACGCCCGGTTCGGCGACCCGGAGACCCAGGTGGTCCTGGCCCGTCTGAAGACCCCGCTGGCCGGTGTCCTGCTGGGCTCGGCCAACGGCACTCTGGACGAGCTGCCCCCGCTGAAGTGGCGGGACGAGGCCGCGGTCACCGTGGTCATCGCCTCGCACAACTACCCGGACACCCCGCGAACGGGTGATCCGATCGAGGGGCTCGACGAGGTCGCGGCACAGGATGCCCCGCATGCGTACGTCCTGCACGCCGGGACCCGCAGGGACGGCGACACCGTGGTCAGCGCCGGCGGACGGGTGCTTTCCGTGACCGCGACCGCCAAGGACCTCGCGGGCGCCCGTGAGCGCGCCTACGCGGCGGCGGCCCGGATCCGGCTCGACGGCTCCCAGCTCCGTACGGACATCGCGAAGAAGGCCGCGGAGGCCTGA